The Saccharothrix variisporea genome has a segment encoding these proteins:
- a CDS encoding cytochrome P450: MSPQPDVPAYRPDIYSSQAVLDPYPHYANLRALGPVVWLPKHEVYALPRYAECKAVLLDDKTFISGDGVGLNPVTNRLSRGTTLNSDGEDHARRRALVAHRLTPRALRSMRDVVEQQAARVVEAAVARRVVDGVDVAAALPSAVVPDLVGWPRQGRENLLRWGAATFDALGPLNGQAVKAVPGSLGMMRFARSVVRQRSVLPDSMGDDLLRAADQGELDHAECTALMIDYLVPSLDTTLSAIASALHLFATHPAQWRLLREEPDLIPNAVNEIVRFESPLRAFSRKVVRDTEVAGAELPAGSRVLVLYASANRDALEWEDPDTFDVRRDAARQLGFGHGTHGCAGQGLARLETQAVLRALVARVERIVPAGDPVWARNNVIHRLERLPLELVPA; the protein is encoded by the coding sequence ATGTCCCCTCAGCCCGATGTCCCCGCGTACCGGCCGGACATCTACTCGTCCCAGGCCGTCCTCGACCCGTACCCGCACTACGCGAACCTGCGTGCGCTGGGCCCGGTGGTGTGGCTGCCCAAGCACGAGGTCTACGCACTGCCCCGGTACGCGGAGTGCAAAGCCGTGCTGCTGGACGACAAGACGTTCATCTCCGGGGACGGGGTCGGGCTGAACCCCGTGACGAACCGGCTCTCCCGTGGCACGACGCTCAACAGCGACGGCGAAGACCACGCCCGCCGCCGTGCCCTGGTCGCCCACCGGCTCACTCCCCGGGCGCTGCGCTCGATGAGGGACGTCGTCGAGCAGCAGGCCGCGCGGGTGGTCGAGGCCGCGGTGGCGCGGCGGGTGGTCGACGGCGTCGACGTCGCGGCGGCGCTGCCTTCGGCCGTGGTCCCCGACCTCGTCGGCTGGCCCCGGCAGGGACGGGAGAACCTGCTCCGCTGGGGTGCGGCCACCTTCGACGCGCTCGGCCCGCTGAACGGGCAGGCGGTGAAGGCCGTGCCCGGCAGCCTGGGGATGATGCGCTTCGCCCGCAGCGTCGTCCGGCAGCGGTCGGTGCTGCCGGACAGCATGGGCGACGACCTGCTGCGCGCCGCCGACCAGGGCGAACTCGACCACGCCGAGTGCACGGCCCTGATGATCGACTACCTGGTGCCCTCCCTGGACACCACGCTCAGCGCGATCGCGAGCGCCCTCCACCTGTTCGCGACGCACCCGGCACAGTGGCGGCTGCTCAGGGAAGAGCCGGACCTGATCCCCAACGCGGTCAACGAGATCGTCCGGTTCGAGTCCCCGCTGCGGGCGTTCAGCCGCAAGGTCGTCCGCGACACCGAGGTGGCCGGCGCCGAGCTGCCCGCGGGGTCACGCGTGCTCGTCCTCTACGCCTCGGCCAACCGCGACGCGCTGGAGTGGGAGGACCCGGACACCTTCGACGTCCGCCGGGACGCGGCGCGCCAGCTGGGGTTCGGCCACGGCACGCACGGCTGTGCCGGGCAGGGCCTGGCCCGCCTGGAGACCCAGGCGGTGCTGCGCGCACTCGTCGCCCGGGTCGAGCGGATCGTGCCCGCCGGCGACCCCGTGTGGGCGCGGAACAACGTCATCCACCGCCTCGAGCGGCTGCCCCTCGAACTCGTCCCCGCCTGA
- a CDS encoding TetR/AcrR family transcriptional regulator, producing MSEQVRSRLERRKARTRAALVRAAQDLIAAGRTNVPVLEITKTADVGMGSFYNHFETKEQLYEAAVEAALEAQGALLDELTTDLADPAHVFAQNFRLLGRLHRRLPELSKVLLHHGLDLATADHGMAPRARRDIEAAVRAGRFTVRDVDLAMLTVAGAALGLGRLLHGHPDRDDAETTDQVTEDVLRMLGLPAAEAHDLCHRPLPDLDTVVTRPCPAA from the coding sequence ATGTCGGAGCAGGTGCGCAGCCGCTTGGAGCGGCGCAAGGCCCGGACGCGTGCGGCGCTGGTCCGGGCGGCGCAGGACCTCATCGCGGCGGGCCGGACGAACGTCCCGGTCCTGGAGATCACCAAGACCGCCGACGTGGGGATGGGGTCGTTCTACAACCACTTCGAGACCAAGGAGCAGCTGTACGAGGCCGCGGTCGAAGCCGCCCTCGAAGCCCAGGGCGCGCTGCTGGACGAACTGACCACCGACCTGGCCGACCCGGCGCACGTGTTCGCCCAGAACTTCCGCCTCCTGGGGCGCCTGCACCGCCGCCTACCGGAACTGAGCAAGGTGCTCCTGCACCACGGGCTCGACCTGGCCACCGCCGACCACGGCATGGCCCCGCGCGCCCGCCGCGACATCGAGGCCGCCGTCCGAGCCGGTCGTTTCACCGTCCGCGACGTCGACCTGGCCATGCTGACGGTCGCCGGCGCCGCCCTGGGCCTCGGCCGGCTGCTCCACGGCCACCCCGACCGCGACGACGCCGAAACGACCGATCAGGTGACCGAGGACGTCCTGCGGATGCTCGGGCTCCCCGCCGCCGAAGCCCACGACCTGTGCCACCGGCCCCTGCCGGACCTCGACACCGTCGTCACCCGACCGTGCCCTGCCGCGTGA
- a CDS encoding arabinan endo-1,5-alpha-L-arabinosidase, translated as MVVALRKAVLVLVTALSVTTAMASPASAYPWPGRVTGDIGVHDPSVVKRPDGSYLVAHTGDNIALKTSTDRIAFRNAGSAFPGGTPWATGYTGGSRNLWAPDVSYRNGLYWLYYSASTFGANTSAIFLATSPSGGSGTWTHRGLVVESRSSDDFNAIDPDLVVDAQGRWWLSFGSFWSGIKMIALNPSTGLRSDSVIRSIAGRGGGPIEAPNIVKRGSYYYLFVSFDYCCRGASSTYRVMVGRSTSVTGPFYDRNGTPMTSGGGTEILAGHDTIHGPGHQDVFTDVDGDILVYHYYADNGAPLLGINLLGYDSAGWPYVH; from the coding sequence ATGGTGGTCGCTCTGCGAAAAGCAGTCCTGGTCCTGGTGACGGCCCTGTCCGTCACCACCGCGATGGCGTCGCCCGCGTCGGCCTACCCCTGGCCGGGCCGGGTGACCGGCGACATCGGCGTGCACGACCCGAGCGTGGTCAAGCGCCCCGACGGGAGCTACCTCGTCGCGCACACCGGCGACAACATCGCCCTCAAGACCTCGACCGACCGGATCGCGTTCCGCAACGCGGGCTCGGCGTTCCCCGGCGGCACGCCGTGGGCCACCGGCTACACCGGCGGCAGCCGCAACCTCTGGGCGCCCGACGTGTCCTACCGCAACGGCCTGTACTGGCTGTACTACTCGGCTTCGACGTTCGGGGCCAACACCTCGGCGATCTTCCTGGCCACCAGTCCCAGCGGCGGCTCCGGCACCTGGACCCACCGCGGCCTGGTCGTCGAGTCCCGGAGCTCCGACGACTTCAACGCGATCGACCCCGACCTGGTGGTGGACGCCCAGGGCCGCTGGTGGCTGAGCTTCGGGTCGTTCTGGTCCGGCATCAAGATGATCGCGCTCAACCCGTCGACCGGTCTGCGCTCCGACTCCGTGATCCGCTCGATCGCCGGCCGCGGCGGCGGTCCCATCGAGGCGCCCAACATCGTCAAGCGCGGCTCGTACTACTACCTGTTCGTGTCGTTCGACTACTGCTGCCGTGGCGCGTCCAGCACCTACCGGGTGATGGTCGGCCGCTCGACCAGCGTCACCGGGCCGTTCTACGACCGCAACGGCACCCCCATGACCTCCGGTGGCGGCACGGAAATCCTGGCCGGCCACGACACCATCCACGGCCCGGGGCACCAGGACGTCTTCACCGACGTCGACGGTGACATCCTGGTCTACCACTACTACGCCGACAACGGCGCACCGCTGCTGGGCATCAACCTGCTGGGCTACGACTCCGCGGGCTGGCCGTACGTCCACTGA